One window from the genome of Blastopirellula retiformator encodes:
- a CDS encoding HAD family hydrolase, protein MIRGNAPSVSRLSWFAAALLTLLCSATTRAAEKDHLLPSWNHTPARQAIIDFVAKVTDPHSPDFVPAADRIATFDNDGTLWTEHPMYTQMAFAIDRVKTLASKHPDWKDQQPYKAVLENDLQALGESGKKGLVELILASHTDITTTDFEAVVKEWFATHRHPRFDQPYTQCTYKPMVELLAYLRANGFRTFIVSGGGIEFMRPITLDCYGIPPEQVVGTTIKTRFEMQDGKPVLMRLPEINFIDDHDGKPVGINQFIGKRPIASFGNSGGDREMLQWTSAGEGLSLKMLVFHDDAKREYAYGPANGLPDTKFGAFPQDLMEEAEQSGWVVISMKDDWETIFTFEE, encoded by the coding sequence ATGATCCGAGGAAACGCCCCGTCCGTTTCGCGTCTTTCGTGGTTCGCCGCGGCCTTGCTGACGCTGCTGTGTTCGGCGACCACGCGAGCCGCCGAAAAAGATCACTTATTGCCCTCCTGGAACCACACCCCCGCTCGCCAGGCGATTATCGACTTTGTCGCCAAAGTGACCGATCCCCATTCGCCCGACTTCGTGCCGGCGGCCGATCGGATCGCCACGTTCGACAACGATGGAACGTTATGGACCGAGCATCCGATGTACACGCAAATGGCGTTTGCGATCGATCGAGTCAAAACGCTCGCGTCCAAGCATCCCGATTGGAAAGACCAGCAACCCTACAAGGCGGTACTGGAGAACGACCTGCAGGCCCTGGGCGAATCGGGCAAAAAAGGGTTAGTCGAGTTGATTCTCGCCTCGCATACCGACATCACGACCACCGACTTCGAAGCGGTCGTCAAAGAGTGGTTCGCCACCCATCGTCATCCCCGCTTTGATCAGCCTTACACGCAATGCACCTACAAGCCGATGGTCGAATTGCTTGCGTACCTGCGGGCAAACGGCTTTAGGACCTTCATCGTTTCCGGCGGCGGAATCGAGTTCATGCGGCCGATCACGCTCGACTGCTATGGCATTCCGCCTGAACAAGTTGTCGGAACGACGATCAAAACCAGGTTCGAGATGCAAGATGGCAAACCGGTCTTGATGCGTCTTCCCGAAATCAACTTTATTGATGACCACGATGGTAAACCGGTCGGCATTAACCAGTTCATCGGCAAACGCCCGATCGCCTCGTTCGGCAACTCCGGCGGCGATCGCGAGATGCTGCAGTGGACCAGCGCCGGCGAAGGGCTGAGCCTGAAGATGCTCGTCTTTCACGACGACGCCAAACGAGAATACGCCTACGGCCCGGCCAACGGCCTGCCCGACACCAAGTTCGGCGCCTTTCCGCAGGATCTGATGGAAGAAGCGGAGCAAAGCGGCTGGGTGGTGATCAGCATGAAGGATGATTGGGAGACGATTTTTACGTTTGAGGAGTAG
- a CDS encoding SpoIIAA family protein, producing the protein MENTLDIVEVGKLVHVKATGKLTKESYETFVPVLEQQIAEFGKLRVLFEMHDFHGWTMSAMWEDMKFDYKHFKDIERLAIVGESKWQEGMATFCKPFTAAKIEYFDHTKLEEAKAWLAED; encoded by the coding sequence ATGGAAAACACATTGGATATCGTCGAAGTCGGCAAACTGGTGCATGTCAAAGCGACCGGCAAGCTGACCAAAGAGTCGTACGAAACGTTCGTGCCGGTGCTCGAACAGCAGATCGCCGAGTTTGGCAAGTTGCGGGTATTGTTCGAGATGCATGACTTCCATGGCTGGACGATGAGCGCCATGTGGGAAGACATGAAGTTCGACTACAAGCACTTCAAAGATATCGAACGCTTGGCGATCGTCGGCGAATCGAAGTGGCAAGAAGGGATGGCGACGTTCTGCAAGCCGTTCACCGCCGCCAAGATCGAATACTTCGACCACACGAAGCTGGAAGAAGCGAAAGCCTGGCTGGCCGAAGACTAA
- a CDS encoding arylsulfatase produces MKTPQSLSRIFFALLAVCVVSAGVVQAKTPNILLIVSDDTGYGDLGPYGGGVGRGMPTPNIDKMAAQGMTFFSYYAQPSCTPGRAAMQTGRIPNRSGMTTVAFQGQGGGLPAAEWTLGSVLKSAGYKTYFTGKWHLGESDYALPNAQGYDVMEHCFLYHCNAYTYGDPTWFPDMPAELREMFNKVTKGSMSGKAGEAPKQDWKVNGQYVDTPEKGVVGIPFLDKYVEESGLKFLEDAAKNPDTPFFININFMKNHQPNMPAPEYKHKSLSKSKYADSIVELDARIGHVMDKLKELNLDQDTLVFYTTDNGAWQDVYPDSGYTPFRGTKGTVREGGNRVPAIAVWPGKIEPGVRNHDIVGGLDLMATFAAVADVKLPENDRDGKPIYFDSYDMTPLLTGTGKSARKSWFYFTENELTPGAARSGNYKAVFNLRGDDGQATGGLAVDTNLGWKGAEKYVATVPQVFDLWQDPQERYDVFMNNYTERTWTLVTFNEEISKLMKTYAKYPPRKLQSEVYTGPITISEYQNLEFVREKLQKQGISIPLPTGN; encoded by the coding sequence ATGAAAACCCCCCAGTCATTGTCACGCATCTTTTTCGCCCTGCTCGCCGTATGCGTAGTAAGCGCAGGCGTCGTCCAGGCCAAAACTCCCAACATTCTGTTGATCGTCTCGGACGATACCGGCTATGGCGATCTTGGCCCCTATGGCGGCGGCGTTGGACGCGGCATGCCGACGCCCAACATCGACAAGATGGCCGCCCAGGGGATGACCTTCTTTTCGTACTACGCCCAGCCAAGTTGCACGCCCGGCCGTGCGGCGATGCAAACCGGCCGCATCCCCAATCGTAGCGGCATGACCACCGTCGCGTTTCAAGGGCAAGGTGGAGGCTTGCCGGCCGCCGAATGGACGCTTGGATCGGTGCTCAAATCAGCTGGCTACAAGACCTATTTCACCGGCAAATGGCACCTGGGCGAGTCGGACTACGCATTGCCCAACGCGCAAGGTTACGACGTGATGGAGCATTGCTTCCTCTATCACTGCAACGCCTACACTTATGGCGATCCAACCTGGTTCCCCGACATGCCGGCCGAGCTGCGTGAGATGTTCAACAAGGTGACCAAGGGTTCGATGTCAGGCAAAGCGGGCGAAGCGCCGAAGCAGGACTGGAAAGTCAACGGTCAATATGTCGACACGCCCGAGAAAGGGGTCGTCGGTATTCCGTTTTTGGACAAGTATGTCGAAGAGTCGGGCCTGAAATTTCTGGAAGATGCGGCCAAGAACCCCGACACGCCCTTCTTCATCAACATTAACTTCATGAAGAATCATCAGCCGAATATGCCGGCGCCCGAGTACAAGCACAAGTCGCTCTCGAAGTCGAAGTACGCCGACTCGATTGTTGAGCTTGACGCCCGCATCGGCCATGTCATGGACAAGCTGAAAGAGCTGAACCTCGACCAAGACACGCTCGTTTTTTACACCACCGACAATGGCGCGTGGCAAGACGTCTATCCCGACTCCGGCTACACGCCGTTTCGCGGCACGAAGGGAACCGTCCGAGAAGGTGGAAACCGCGTTCCGGCGATCGCCGTCTGGCCCGGAAAGATTGAGCCCGGCGTCCGAAACCATGACATTGTCGGCGGATTGGACCTGATGGCGACCTTCGCCGCGGTGGCCGACGTCAAACTGCCCGAAAACGATCGTGATGGAAAACCGATCTACTTCGACAGCTACGATATGACGCCGCTATTGACCGGGACTGGCAAAAGCGCGCGCAAGTCGTGGTTCTATTTCACCGAAAATGAACTGACGCCTGGCGCGGCTCGCAGCGGCAATTACAAAGCGGTCTTCAACCTTCGCGGCGACGACGGCCAGGCGACCGGCGGACTGGCGGTCGACACCAACCTGGGTTGGAAGGGCGCCGAAAAGTACGTCGCGACCGTTCCGCAAGTATTTGACCTGTGGCAAGATCCGCAAGAGCGGTACGACGTCTTCATGAACAACTACACCGAACGGACCTGGACGTTGGTGACGTTCAACGAAGAGATCTCGAAACTGATGAAGACCTACGCGAAGTATCCGCCTCGCAAGCTGCAGAGCGAGGTCTACACCGGCCCAATCACGATCTCGGAATACCAGAACCTGGAGTTCGTGCGCGAAAAGCTGCAGAAGCAAGGGATTTCGATCCCGCTGCCGACCGGCAACTAG